A window of Mangifera indica cultivar Alphonso chromosome 13, CATAS_Mindica_2.1, whole genome shotgun sequence contains these coding sequences:
- the LOC123194301 gene encoding guanine nucleotide-binding protein subunit gamma 3-like gives MAVHSSSASSLPSPPPPPRPKSPPEYPDLYGKRREMARVQVLEREIGFLEEELKSVDRLHLASRCCKEVADFTATTADPFIPLARKKRRSWCFWKWLCGRPHSKFSWISWICCCCYSGSSICLKLSQICDCNPCNCNSFSCCSFPKCLCCSCPKSRCCGKTSCSRDGCVCGFPTCLDCSCCPNCASCCPNCSSCCPDCSCRPNCSLCCPTCSSCCPECSCHSNCSSCCPECSCHSNCSSCCPDCSCCPKCSACCPDFSCRSTCSCLLGCSCCQWKCACPKFPKCSKVCLCCSCKKTCGTCNPCCLFF, from the exons ATGGCGGTTCATTCTAGCTCTGCTTCTTCATTGCCCTCGCCACCGCCACCACCGCGTCCCAAATCCCCGCCGGAATATCCGGATTTGTATGGGAAGCGCCGGGAAATGGCCAGGGTTCAGGTTCTTGAGAGGGAGATTGGTTTCCTCGAG GAAGAATTAAAATCGGTTGACCGCCTTCACCTAGCTTCCAGATGCTGCAAAGA GGTTGCTGATTTTACAGCTACAACTGCAGATCCTTTTATACCTCT AGCCCGGAAGAAACGAAGGTCATGGTGCTTCTGGAAGTGGCTTTG TGGAAGGCCGCATTCTAAATTCTCCTGGATTTCTTGGATATGCTGCTGCTGTTATTCTGGGTCCTCCATTTGTCTAAAATTGTCACAAATCTGCGACTGTAATCCTTGTAACTGTAATTCATTTTCTTGCTGTTCATTCCCTAAGTGTTTATGTTGCTCTTGCCCAAAATCACGATGCTGTGGAAAGACCTCATGCAGCAGAGACGGTTGTGTCTGCGGGTTTCCTACATGCCTGGATTGCTCTTGTTGCCCAAACTGCGCTTCTTGTTGTCCAAACTGCTCCTCTTGTTGCCCAGACTGCTCATGTCGCCCGAACTGCTCCTTGTGTTGCCCAACCTGCTCCTCTTGTTGCCCGGAATGTTCATGTCACTCAAACTGCTCTTCTTGTTGCCCAGAATGTTCATGTCACTCGAACTGCTCATCTTGTTGCCCTGACTGTTCATGTTGTCCCAAGTGCTCCGCATGTTGCCCAGACTTCTCTTGTCGCTCAACTTGCTCATGTTTACTGGGTTGCTCATGTTGCCAATGGAAATGTGCATGCCCTAAGTTCCCAAAATGTTCAAAGGTATGCCTTTGTTGCAGTTGTAAAAAGACCTGCGGCACTTGTAATCCATGTTGTCTATTCTTCTAG